A single window of Streptomyces xanthii DNA harbors:
- a CDS encoding MFS transporter, whose protein sequence is MTGPSERRTRGYAWVVFGLSFGLLLSDYMSRQVLNAVFPLLKAEWMLSDAQLGSLSGIVALMVGVLTFPLSLLADRWGRVRSLVLAAVVWSLATLGCAVAASYGQMFLGRFMVGVGEAAYGSVGVAVVISVFPATLRATLSGAFIAGGAFGSVLGVSIGGVIAQHLGWRWTFAIMGLFGLVLAAVYSVVVTERRLARACREQGNPPGAQGPVRSLLPRLFSSVSVRCAYIGSGLQMFLAMSLLAWMPSYLDRSYGLSTDKAGLVAGIFALITGIGMIGGGLVSDRLGRRGGRHKWTLAVLCSTGSLVLLGIGFQLPTGIGQLLLIGGGTLLSNATAGPAAAMVVSLTPPAVVATSMATLTLANSLIGLAPGPAVTGMLADHIGLHAALGVIPFVSLGAALAFALGRRHYAADLLPAAPAAPRTKTELPT, encoded by the coding sequence GTGACCGGCCCGAGTGAGCGGAGGACCCGCGGCTACGCGTGGGTCGTGTTCGGCCTCAGTTTCGGCCTGCTGCTCTCCGACTACATGTCGCGGCAGGTCCTCAACGCGGTGTTCCCGCTGCTGAAGGCCGAGTGGATGCTCTCCGACGCCCAACTGGGCTCGCTGAGCGGGATCGTCGCCCTCATGGTCGGCGTGCTCACCTTCCCCCTGTCCCTGCTCGCCGACCGCTGGGGCCGCGTCCGCAGCCTCGTCCTCGCCGCCGTCGTGTGGAGCCTCGCGACCCTGGGCTGCGCCGTCGCCGCGAGCTACGGCCAGATGTTCCTCGGCCGGTTCATGGTCGGCGTCGGCGAGGCCGCCTACGGCAGCGTCGGTGTCGCCGTCGTGATCAGCGTGTTCCCCGCGACCCTGCGGGCCACGCTGTCCGGCGCCTTCATCGCCGGCGGCGCCTTCGGCTCCGTCCTCGGCGTCTCCATCGGCGGCGTCATCGCCCAACACCTCGGCTGGCGCTGGACGTTCGCGATCATGGGTCTGTTCGGCCTCGTGCTCGCCGCCGTCTACAGCGTGGTCGTCACCGAACGCCGACTCGCCCGCGCCTGCCGCGAACAGGGCAACCCGCCGGGCGCGCAGGGCCCCGTCCGGTCCCTCCTGCCCCGCCTCTTCTCCTCCGTGTCCGTACGCTGCGCCTACATCGGCAGCGGACTGCAGATGTTCCTGGCCATGTCCCTGCTCGCCTGGATGCCCAGCTACCTCGACCGCTCCTACGGCCTGTCCACCGACAAGGCCGGACTCGTCGCCGGAATCTTCGCCCTCATCACCGGGATCGGCATGATCGGCGGCGGCCTGGTCAGCGACCGGCTCGGCCGCCGGGGCGGCCGGCACAAGTGGACCCTCGCGGTCCTGTGCAGCACCGGATCCCTCGTCCTGCTCGGGATCGGCTTCCAACTCCCCACAGGGATCGGCCAGTTGCTGCTCATCGGCGGCGGGACCCTGCTCTCCAACGCCACCGCCGGACCCGCCGCCGCCATGGTGGTGAGCCTGACCCCGCCGGCCGTCGTCGCCACCTCGATGGCGACCCTCACCCTGGCCAACAGCCTGATCGGCCTCGCGCCCGGACCCGCCGTCACCGGCATGCTCGCCGACCACATCGGACTGCACGCCGCACTCGGCGTCATCCCGTTCGTCTCCCTGGGCG
- a CDS encoding TauD/TfdA dioxygenase family protein translates to MTQTPTAVRTRIDAEPLTCTLGAQLHGVQLADAVHDDALFAEIRQLLLRHKVLFLRDQNLSRADHVAFASRLGPLEDHPVLGSDPDHPGLVRIYKDLDSKPEHYENALHCDATWRERPPMGAVLRCVETPEVGGDTIWVDMAEAYRRLPEHIRTQIAGLRARHSIEASFGAVMPPEERHRLKERYPDPEHPVVRTHPETGEKILFVNAFTTHFVNHHTPENVRFGQDHAPGANLLMNYLISQAAVPEYQVRWRWTPDSVAIWDNRSTQHYAVQDYWPAVRKMERAGIAGDRPE, encoded by the coding sequence ATGACGCAGACGCCCACCGCCGTCCGCACCCGGATCGACGCGGAGCCCCTGACCTGCACCCTCGGCGCCCAACTGCACGGCGTCCAGCTCGCCGACGCCGTCCACGACGACGCCCTGTTCGCCGAGATCAGGCAGCTCCTGCTCCGCCACAAGGTGCTCTTCCTGCGCGACCAGAACCTCAGCCGCGCCGACCACGTCGCCTTCGCCTCCCGTCTCGGCCCGCTGGAGGACCACCCCGTCCTCGGCAGCGACCCCGACCACCCGGGACTCGTCCGCATCTACAAGGACCTCGACAGCAAGCCCGAGCACTACGAGAACGCCCTGCACTGCGACGCCACCTGGCGCGAACGCCCGCCCATGGGCGCCGTCCTGCGCTGCGTCGAGACCCCCGAGGTCGGCGGCGACACCATCTGGGTCGACATGGCCGAGGCCTACCGCCGACTCCCCGAGCACATCCGCACCCAGATCGCCGGCCTGCGCGCCCGCCACAGCATCGAGGCCAGCTTCGGCGCCGTGATGCCGCCGGAGGAACGCCACCGGCTCAAGGAACGCTATCCGGACCCCGAACACCCGGTGGTGCGCACCCACCCCGAGACCGGCGAGAAGATCCTCTTCGTCAACGCCTTCACCACCCACTTCGTCAACCACCACACGCCCGAGAACGTGCGCTTCGGCCAGGACCACGCCCCCGGCGCCAACCTCCTGATGAACTACCTGATCAGCCAGGCCGCCGTCCCCGAGTACCAGGTCCGCTGGCGCTGGACGCCCGACAGTGTCGCCATCTGGGACAACCGCTCCACCCAGCACTACGCGGTCCAGGACTACTGGCCCGCCGTCCGCAAGATGGAGCGCGCCGGGATCGCCGGTGACCGGCCCGAGTGA
- a CDS encoding quinone oxidoreductase family protein has translation MAHAIRFHETGGPEVLRLESVTVGDPGPGQVRVRHEAVGLNFADTYFRTGLYPAPLPAGLGVEAAGVVEAVGPGVTHLGPGDRVTYTGSPLGAYSTARVMDAGPLIKLPDGIDCETAAAMTMRGLTASYLLRRIHPLKPGDTILLHAAAGGVGLIVCQWAKLLGLTVIGTVSTEEKAALARAHGCDHTVLYRKEDVAERVREITGGEGVTLVLDSIGKDTVEGSMASLRRRGLLVCFGTASGVPPLDAMKLAVHGSLFVTRPALADYIADPAERDALAGELFDHVTEGRIRIRIDQRYALTDAVAAHRALESGLTTGSSVLIP, from the coding sequence ATGGCCCACGCCATCCGCTTCCACGAGACCGGCGGCCCCGAGGTCCTGCGCCTCGAGAGCGTCACCGTCGGCGACCCCGGCCCCGGCCAGGTCCGCGTCCGGCACGAGGCCGTCGGCCTCAACTTCGCCGACACCTACTTCCGTACGGGCCTGTACCCGGCCCCGCTCCCCGCGGGCCTCGGCGTCGAGGCCGCCGGCGTCGTAGAAGCCGTCGGACCCGGCGTCACCCACCTCGGCCCCGGCGACCGCGTCACCTACACCGGCAGCCCGCTCGGCGCCTACAGCACCGCCCGCGTCATGGACGCCGGACCCCTGATCAAGCTGCCCGACGGCATCGACTGCGAGACCGCCGCCGCGATGACGATGCGCGGCCTCACCGCCTCCTACCTGCTGCGCCGCATCCACCCCCTGAAGCCCGGCGACACGATCCTGCTGCACGCCGCGGCCGGCGGCGTCGGCCTCATCGTCTGCCAGTGGGCCAAGCTCCTCGGCCTCACCGTCATCGGCACCGTCTCCACCGAGGAGAAGGCCGCCCTCGCCCGCGCCCACGGCTGCGACCACACCGTCCTGTACCGCAAGGAGGACGTCGCCGAACGCGTGCGGGAGATCACCGGCGGCGAGGGCGTCACGCTCGTCCTCGACAGCATCGGCAAGGACACCGTCGAGGGATCGATGGCCTCGCTGCGCCGCCGCGGACTCCTCGTCTGCTTCGGCACCGCCTCCGGCGTCCCGCCCCTCGACGCGATGAAACTCGCCGTCCACGGCTCCCTGTTCGTGACCCGCCCGGCCCTCGCCGACTACATCGCGGACCCCGCCGAACGCGACGCGCTCGCCGGTGAACTCTTCGACCACGTCACCGAAGGCCGTATTCGTATCCGCATCGACCAGCGCTACGCACTGACGGACGCGGTGGCCGCCCACCGCGCCCTGGAGTCCGGTCTCACCACCGGCTCCTCCGTCCTGATCCCCTGA
- a CDS encoding BKACE family enzyme, protein MHFLDDSLLPENQEKLVIQAAPYGPEWLPGDADDLPLTMDEHVQAAVDCYNAGATVLHIHVRELDGHGSKRMSKFNELIGRLREAVPDMVLQIGGSISFAPEDEGSEAKWLSYDTRHLLADLDPRPDQVTIAINTSQMNIVEIMTDDDLAGTSIAKPDYYKAYRDMVVEAGPDFYLEHLRRLRGNGIQPHFQLATLAQLETVERLIRCGEYTGPLVLNYVAIGGGFAGRHPADLIEFVRRVPDGAVLTIESSMRAVAPMNAIAIALGVHVRVGNEDNLWARKGERMSSVRQVEQMTQIAHTLGRDVATGAEAKEIYHIGEYYTDTDETLARLGMVPNRRPGQRGFMLRDTPR, encoded by the coding sequence ATGCACTTCCTCGACGACTCCCTGCTGCCCGAGAACCAGGAGAAGCTGGTCATCCAGGCCGCTCCCTACGGCCCCGAGTGGCTGCCCGGCGACGCCGACGACCTGCCCCTGACCATGGACGAGCACGTCCAGGCCGCCGTCGACTGCTACAACGCGGGCGCCACCGTGCTCCACATCCACGTCCGCGAACTCGACGGACACGGCTCCAAGCGCATGTCCAAGTTCAACGAGCTCATCGGCCGGCTGCGCGAGGCCGTGCCCGACATGGTCCTGCAGATCGGCGGATCCATCTCCTTCGCCCCCGAGGACGAGGGCTCCGAGGCCAAGTGGCTCAGCTACGACACCCGCCACCTGCTCGCCGATCTCGACCCGCGCCCCGACCAGGTGACCATCGCCATCAACACCAGTCAGATGAACATCGTCGAGATCATGACCGACGACGACCTGGCCGGCACCTCCATCGCCAAGCCCGACTACTACAAGGCCTACCGCGACATGGTGGTCGAGGCGGGCCCCGACTTCTACCTCGAACACCTGCGGCGGCTGCGGGGCAATGGCATTCAGCCGCACTTCCAACTCGCCACCCTGGCCCAGCTGGAGACCGTGGAGCGCCTCATCCGCTGCGGCGAGTACACCGGCCCGCTCGTCCTCAACTACGTGGCGATCGGCGGCGGTTTCGCCGGCCGCCACCCCGCCGACCTCATCGAGTTCGTGCGCCGCGTCCCCGACGGCGCCGTCCTCACCATCGAGTCCTCCATGCGCGCCGTCGCCCCCATGAACGCCATCGCGATCGCCCTCGGCGTCCACGTCCGCGTCGGCAACGAGGACAACCTGTGGGCCCGCAAGGGCGAGCGGATGAGCTCCGTGCGCCAGGTCGAGCAGATGACACAGATCGCGCACACCCTCGGCCGCGACGTCGCCACCGGCGCCGAGGCCAAGGAGATCTACCACATCGGCGAGTACTACACGGACACCGACGAGACCCTCGCCCGGCTCGGCATGGTCCCCAACCGGCGCCCCGGGCAGCGCGGCTTCATGCTCCGCGACACCCCCCGCTGA
- a CDS encoding AraC family transcriptional regulator has translation MKPLVRNAALSSYVELGQSVGIDPRALMKRVGLDPVGLAAQDRWVSGDAVTRLLELAAATARREDFGLLLAERRRFANLGPISLVLREEPDVRSALALLVRHERMYNEMLRSRLTEAAGLATVRVGLELGEFHESRQAVELAVGTFIGFLREFLGPRWQPVSVCFTHAAPRDLTTHRRLLGPVVEFDREFTGIVLYASELDTPNKLSDPLLRDYARQYFESLAVTTDTTELDRVRELIEVLLPTGRCSVEQVAGSLGVDRRTVHRHLATTGETFSGLVNATRTQLAEQLVANPSRSLTEISGLLGFSAPSAFSRWFREQFGTSARDWRARHAAGADPSAD, from the coding sequence ATGAAGCCCCTGGTCCGCAACGCCGCGCTGAGCAGCTACGTCGAGCTCGGCCAGTCCGTCGGCATCGACCCGCGCGCCCTCATGAAAAGAGTGGGCCTCGACCCCGTGGGCCTCGCCGCCCAGGACCGCTGGGTGTCGGGCGACGCCGTCACCCGACTCCTCGAACTCGCCGCCGCCACCGCCCGCCGCGAGGACTTCGGGCTGCTCCTCGCCGAGCGGCGCCGCTTCGCCAACCTCGGCCCCATCAGCCTGGTTCTGCGCGAGGAACCCGACGTGCGCAGCGCCCTCGCCCTCCTGGTGCGCCACGAGCGCATGTACAACGAGATGCTCCGCAGCCGCCTCACCGAGGCCGCCGGTCTCGCCACGGTGCGGGTCGGTCTCGAACTCGGCGAGTTCCACGAGTCGCGCCAGGCCGTCGAGCTGGCCGTCGGCACGTTCATCGGTTTCCTGCGCGAGTTCCTCGGCCCGCGCTGGCAGCCCGTCTCCGTGTGCTTCACCCACGCCGCACCCCGGGACCTCACCACCCATCGCCGACTCCTGGGCCCCGTGGTCGAGTTCGACCGGGAGTTCACCGGCATCGTCCTCTACGCCTCCGAGCTCGACACCCCGAACAAGCTCTCCGACCCGCTCCTGCGCGACTACGCCCGCCAGTACTTCGAGTCCCTCGCCGTCACCACGGACACGACGGAACTGGACCGGGTCCGTGAACTCATCGAGGTGCTGCTGCCCACCGGGCGCTGCTCCGTCGAGCAGGTGGCGGGCAGCCTCGGCGTCGACCGCAGGACCGTCCACCGGCACCTCGCCACGACCGGCGAGACCTTCTCCGGACTCGTCAACGCCACCCGCACCCAGCTCGCCGAGCAGCTCGTCGCCAACCCGAGCCGCTCGCTCACCGAGATCTCCGGCCTCCTCGGCTTCTCCGCGCCGAGCGCCTTCTCCCGCTGGTTCCGCGAGCAGTTCGGCACCAGCGCCCGGGACTGGCGCGCCCGGCACGCGGCCGGCGCCGACCCGTCCGCCGACTGA